The Flavobacterium marginilacus genome window below encodes:
- a CDS encoding MFS transporter — translation MKQKNTQTIPFTSYQKLAVFLLAITQFTVILDFMVMSPMGDILMKSLSLKPAHFGLVVSAYAFSAGISGLLTAGFADKFDRKKLLLFFYAGFIAGTILCGIVTTYPLLVAARIITGLFGGVIGSISMAIVADLFTLQQRGRVMGFIQMGFGASQILGIPIGLYIANAWGWHAPFLWVAGMAGIVALIIAVKLKPIIKHLEIQSDKSAFKHLLHTISKKDYRVGFTATALLSIGGFMMMPFGSAFAINNLHITENQLPMIFMIAGIATLVVMPLIGKISDRIDKYKIFAFGSIWTIVMITIYTNLGVTPFAIVAVMNVLMMMGIMGRMVPSTALVTAIPEMQDRGAFMSINSSLQQIAGGIAAAFAGTIVVQKDKWSPLEHYDTLGIIIVCISVISIILMYRVDKLGKKRAKEKTEDFFTVSEI, via the coding sequence TTTATGGTTATGTCTCCAATGGGAGATATACTAATGAAATCGTTAAGCCTAAAACCTGCTCATTTTGGTTTGGTCGTTTCTGCTTATGCTTTTAGTGCCGGTATTTCAGGGTTGCTTACAGCTGGCTTTGCAGATAAATTCGACCGAAAAAAATTACTATTATTCTTCTATGCTGGTTTTATCGCAGGAACTATTTTATGCGGTATAGTTACAACTTATCCTTTATTAGTAGCAGCACGAATAATTACAGGACTTTTTGGAGGCGTTATAGGTTCAATTTCTATGGCGATAGTTGCCGATTTATTTACACTGCAGCAGCGCGGTCGCGTGATGGGTTTTATACAGATGGGATTTGGCGCCAGCCAGATTTTAGGAATACCAATCGGATTATATATTGCTAATGCCTGGGGCTGGCATGCACCATTTCTCTGGGTTGCTGGAATGGCAGGAATTGTAGCTTTAATAATAGCTGTAAAATTAAAACCAATTATAAAACACTTAGAAATACAATCAGATAAGTCCGCTTTTAAACACTTACTGCATACCATTAGCAAAAAAGACTATCGGGTTGGATTTACTGCCACAGCATTACTTTCAATCGGAGGTTTTATGATGATGCCTTTTGGCAGTGCTTTTGCAATAAACAATTTACACATCACAGAAAATCAATTACCTATGATTTTTATGATTGCAGGCATAGCAACACTGGTAGTAATGCCGTTAATTGGAAAAATAAGCGACCGAATAGACAAATACAAAATATTTGCGTTTGGCTCCATTTGGACCATTGTAATGATTACCATTTATACAAATCTTGGAGTTACTCCATTTGCAATTGTCGCTGTTATGAATGTACTGATGATGATGGGAATTATGGGGCGTATGGTACCTTCCACAGCTTTGGTAACTGCAATACCTGAAATGCAGGATAGAGGAGCATTTATGAGTATTAATTCATCATTACAGCAGATAGCCGGCGGTATTGCAGCAGCCTTTGCAGGCACAATTGTTGTACAAAAAGACAAATGGAGTCCGCTGGAACATTATGACACTTTAGGAATTATAATTGTCTGCATTTCGGTTATATCCATAATATTGATGTACAGGGTTGATAAACTTGGTAAAAAAAGAGCAAAAGAAAAGACGGAAGATTTTTTTACTGTTAGCGAAATATAA
- a CDS encoding alpha/beta hydrolase, translating to MKINSPLILIFTVLITLSCSKNDDTPTTPANIDDDLAGPISRPQSGYGSDGTYTVAKISFPSPLYSGKNVEIFYPKGITAPRPTIFYSHPFGGEESSYNIGLYEFIAKKGYVVVFAPYPTTGVTVDERYSTLWESFKKAVTNYPNIIDTSKVGFMGHSFGGGASFALAHKAFINEGWGQNGRFIFTMAQWYAHQITQEDLQNFPANTKLITQVYDDDVTNDHRLAIDIFKNIAIPDSEKDFILIKKSVLSSYTYTAEHNLPNTQSAYDAYDYYGIYRLLDALIDYSFNGSAAGKKTALGNGSAEQITMPSYNGQALSPLEVTDNPTALYPQSKYLFPCNNANNPRIANCK from the coding sequence ATGAAAATTAATTCACCCCTAATTTTAATTTTTACCGTGCTTATCACATTGTCTTGTTCTAAAAATGATGATACACCAACAACACCTGCTAATATTGATGATGATTTGGCTGGACCAATTTCGAGACCCCAAAGCGGTTATGGATCCGATGGAACTTATACTGTTGCCAAAATATCATTCCCAAGTCCACTATATAGCGGAAAAAATGTAGAAATATTTTATCCGAAGGGTATTACCGCTCCAAGACCAACTATCTTTTATTCCCATCCTTTTGGTGGTGAAGAAAGCAGCTACAACATTGGTCTATATGAATTCATTGCCAAAAAAGGTTATGTTGTTGTTTTTGCACCCTACCCGACAACCGGTGTCACTGTAGATGAAAGATACAGCACTTTGTGGGAAAGTTTTAAAAAAGCAGTAACCAATTACCCAAATATTATCGATACTTCCAAAGTGGGGTTCATGGGACATTCCTTTGGTGGCGGCGCTTCTTTCGCATTGGCTCACAAAGCATTTATTAACGAAGGCTGGGGACAAAACGGACGTTTTATTTTTACAATGGCACAATGGTATGCCCATCAAATCACTCAGGAAGATCTGCAGAATTTCCCTGCCAACACTAAACTTATCACCCAAGTCTATGACGACGACGTAACCAATGACCACAGGCTGGCAATTGATATTTTCAAAAACATTGCTATTCCGGATTCAGAAAAAGATTTTATTTTAATCAAAAAAAGTGTTCTCTCATCCTATACATATACAGCCGAACATAACTTACCCAACACACAATCTGCTTATGATGCATATGATTACTATGGCATTTACAGACTATTGGATGCTTTGATCGATTATAGTTTTAACGGAAGTGCTGCTGGTAAAAAAACAGCATTAGGAAATGGTTCTGCAGAGCAGATTACAATGCCAAGCTACAATGGACAGGCATTATCACCTCTAGAAGTAACTGATAATCCAACTGCTCTTTACCCTCAAAGTAAGTATCTATTTCCATGCAATAACGCTAACAACCCAAGAATTGCTAATTGTAAATAA
- a CDS encoding TonB-dependent receptor produces MIFKKFISIPLLLLISFTVFSQEKNNSDSNKQKFTISGTISDTKSNETLIGVNVAVPELKIATTTNEYGFYSITLPKGEYEISISYVGFESISEKISLVKNTKKSYSLSESGQELKEVVISTEKNTANIRKPEMSVNKLSISAIKKMPVVMGEVDVIKSILFLPGVTNAGEGQSGFNVRGGGADQNLILLDEATIFNSSHVFGFFSVFNPDAIKDLKLYKGGIPSKYGGRASSVLDIYQKDGNSNDFHMNGGIGLITSRILAEGPIVKDKGSFLVGGRASYAHLFLKLANNDNSAYFYDLNTKLNYKFDPNNSLYLSGYFGRDVFSLNETFANTYGNATLNLRWNHLFSEKLFSNLSFIYSNYYYGLTLDFLGFNWDSGIKNYNLKYDFKHYISNNIKLNYGFNSTYYNFNPGTIDPSSPDSTINFKQLEKKYAFENGIYAEAEQILTDKLAINYGARFSIFNRLGNSTVNQYENNQPVAYDSDLKIYEKATPIGTTSYKKNQSIATYNYFEPRLSAAYELNKNQSVKASYNRMVQYLQLVSNTASPTPLDVWTPSDNYIKPQIADQVAIGYFNNFKDNLYTLELESFYKKIKNRMDYIDGADLVANEAIEQVILNGEMRSYGLEVLLRKNSGKLNGWIAYTISKSQQRTPGRTSDEIGINNGQWYRSAYDKLHNIAATANYTLNQKWNFGGNFTLQSGQPTNFPNGQYVYQGITIPSYGERNRNSLPIYHHLDISATYIPKPYKNKGWQGEWVFSIYNIYNRKNAASISFRENADTGANEAVKLSIFGAVPSVSYNFKF; encoded by the coding sequence ATGATTTTTAAGAAATTTATTTCCATTCCCCTGCTCCTATTGATTTCTTTTACTGTTTTTTCGCAAGAAAAGAACAATAGCGACTCTAACAAACAAAAATTCACAATTAGCGGAACCATTTCGGATACCAAAAGCAACGAAACTCTAATTGGAGTAAACGTAGCTGTCCCTGAATTAAAAATAGCCACTACCACCAATGAATATGGGTTTTATTCAATCACCCTGCCAAAAGGAGAATATGAAATCAGCATTAGTTATGTTGGTTTTGAAAGTATATCAGAAAAAATCTCATTAGTTAAAAACACAAAAAAAAGTTATTCTCTTAGTGAATCTGGGCAGGAGCTGAAAGAAGTAGTAATTAGTACCGAAAAAAATACTGCCAACATTAGAAAACCAGAAATGAGCGTTAACAAACTGTCTATTTCGGCAATTAAAAAAATGCCTGTTGTTATGGGAGAAGTAGATGTTATCAAATCTATTTTGTTTCTGCCGGGTGTTACTAATGCAGGTGAAGGCCAGTCTGGATTTAATGTTCGTGGCGGTGGTGCCGATCAAAATTTAATTCTCTTAGACGAAGCCACTATTTTTAATTCCTCTCACGTTTTTGGTTTTTTCTCTGTTTTCAATCCTGACGCTATCAAGGATTTAAAATTATACAAAGGCGGAATTCCTTCTAAATATGGAGGAAGAGCATCATCGGTTTTGGACATTTATCAAAAAGATGGAAACAGTAATGATTTCCACATGAATGGAGGAATTGGATTAATTACCAGCCGAATTCTTGCTGAAGGTCCAATCGTAAAAGACAAAGGATCATTTCTGGTTGGAGGCCGTGCTTCTTACGCGCATCTCTTTCTAAAATTAGCCAATAATGACAACTCAGCTTATTTTTATGATTTAAATACTAAGCTTAACTATAAATTCGACCCAAACAACAGTTTATATCTTTCTGGGTATTTTGGCCGGGATGTATTTTCTTTAAACGAAACTTTTGCCAATACATATGGTAATGCAACATTAAACCTAAGATGGAATCATCTTTTCAGCGAAAAATTATTTTCTAACTTATCGTTTATCTACAGCAATTACTATTATGGATTAACACTTGATTTTCTTGGATTTAATTGGGATTCCGGAATCAAAAATTACAATCTGAAATACGATTTCAAACATTATATATCCAATAATATAAAACTAAACTACGGATTCAACTCCACCTACTACAACTTCAATCCGGGAACAATAGATCCTAGCAGTCCCGATTCTACCATCAACTTTAAGCAGTTAGAAAAAAAATACGCTTTTGAAAATGGAATTTACGCAGAAGCGGAACAGATTCTAACTGATAAACTTGCCATCAATTATGGTGCCCGTTTCAGTATTTTTAACAGACTCGGAAATTCCACTGTCAATCAATACGAGAATAACCAGCCGGTAGCTTACGATTCAGATTTAAAAATTTATGAAAAAGCAACACCTATCGGAACTACTTCATACAAAAAGAATCAATCTATAGCTACTTACAATTATTTCGAACCACGCCTTTCGGCAGCATACGAATTAAACAAAAACCAATCGGTAAAAGCAAGTTATAACCGCATGGTACAGTACCTGCAGTTGGTTTCTAACACTGCTTCCCCAACCCCGCTCGATGTCTGGACACCAAGTGATAATTACATCAAACCTCAGATTGCCGACCAAGTAGCTATTGGCTATTTCAATAATTTTAAAGATAATTTATACACCTTAGAATTAGAAAGTTTCTATAAAAAAATTAAAAACAGAATGGATTATATTGACGGAGCCGATTTAGTTGCCAATGAAGCCATCGAACAGGTAATCCTTAACGGAGAAATGCGCTCCTATGGTTTAGAAGTATTACTGCGAAAAAATTCAGGAAAGTTAAATGGCTGGATTGCCTACACAATTTCCAAATCACAGCAGAGAACTCCAGGAAGAACCTCGGACGAAATTGGAATCAACAATGGCCAATGGTACCGTTCAGCTTATGACAAACTTCACAACATAGCTGCAACGGCAAATTACACTTTAAATCAAAAATGGAATTTTGGCGGTAATTTTACCTTACAGTCTGGACAGCCTACAAACTTTCCAAACGGACAATATGTTTACCAAGGCATTACGATACCAAGCTATGGAGAGCGAAACAGAAACAGCCTTCCTATCTATCATCACTTAGATATTTCGGCGACTTACATTCCAAAACCATACAAAAATAAAGGCTGGCAGGGCGAATGGGTTTTTAGCATCTATAATATTTACAACCGAAAAAATGCCGCTTCAATCAGCTTTAGAGAAAACGCAGATACTGGTGCAAACGAAGCTGTAAAACTATCTATTTTTGGAGCTGTTCCTTCAGTTTCTTATAACTTTAAATTTTAA
- a CDS encoding DUF4249 family protein, whose translation MKNIKLYITLLIASLSIISCEDVVNVDLETAAPKLVIDASIKWEKETTGNVQKIKLTTTTDYYSTTIPAATGAVVTVTNTTMSTPAVFQFIEDGQTGEYTCNNFKPVIGNEYALNITYKGQTFTSSSTFMASPVITETEQALKPGIEGKDVYEIKFYFQDNGSEENFYLIGAKNKNIAYPEYGVINDEFYQGNQMFAFYRDDKLKKGDEIQFSLQGITEKYSNYMSKLLSIAGSDTGSPFATAPATLRGNIVNKTNPDDYPLGFFHLGEIDSDTYTIQ comes from the coding sequence ATGAAAAACATTAAACTATACATAACCCTTTTAATAGCTTCATTATCAATAATCAGCTGCGAAGATGTAGTCAATGTAGATTTAGAAACTGCCGCGCCAAAATTAGTTATAGATGCTTCTATCAAATGGGAAAAAGAAACAACGGGAAATGTCCAGAAAATCAAATTAACAACCACAACCGATTATTATTCTACAACAATCCCAGCTGCCACAGGAGCTGTAGTCACAGTAACCAACACTACAATGAGTACACCTGCCGTTTTCCAATTCATCGAAGACGGACAGACCGGAGAATACACTTGCAATAATTTCAAGCCGGTTATCGGAAATGAGTATGCCCTTAACATAACCTACAAAGGACAGACATTTACTTCAAGCTCTACTTTTATGGCCAGTCCTGTCATTACAGAAACTGAGCAGGCTTTAAAACCAGGAATCGAAGGTAAAGACGTATATGAAATCAAATTCTATTTTCAGGACAATGGATCCGAAGAGAATTTTTACCTGATAGGTGCAAAAAACAAAAATATTGCTTATCCTGAATACGGTGTTATTAACGACGAATTTTATCAAGGCAATCAAATGTTTGCATTCTACAGAGACGATAAACTCAAAAAAGGTGACGAAATTCAGTTCAGCCTGCAGGGAATCACCGAAAAATACAGCAATTACATGAGTAAACTACTCAGCATTGCGGGCAGTGATACCGGCAGTCCATTTGCCACTGCACCGGCAACCCTGAGAGGAAATATCGTAAACAAAACCAATCCCGATGATTATCCGTTAGGCTTCTTCCATCTCGGCGAAATAGATTCAGACACTTATACAATTCAGTAG
- a CDS encoding thiamine diphosphokinase, whose product MSSHHIVRDDQEPALIIANGAACHPELLGQLLEWSPLVIVLDSAIERVMELGIKVDVLLGDFDRGFDPEYYKEKQFPLEIVYTPDQTKTDLEKALDYLIERKIPAVNIIWATGRRADHTITNLTNIVRYRNLIKIVILDDHSKIFLLPSKFEKWYTAGTPISLIPIGTANGIYSENLVYQLENDTLTMGYRTGSSNAVANDGIVTISHTDGDLLLMECFD is encoded by the coding sequence ATGTCCTCACACCATATCGTCCGCGACGACCAAGAACCCGCTTTGATAATTGCCAACGGAGCCGCCTGCCATCCCGAGTTACTGGGACAGCTGCTTGAATGGTCTCCACTGGTAATTGTACTCGACTCTGCTATTGAGCGCGTTATGGAACTGGGCATAAAAGTAGATGTGTTGTTGGGTGATTTTGACAGGGGATTTGACCCCGAGTACTATAAAGAAAAGCAGTTTCCGCTGGAAATTGTCTACACTCCAGATCAAACCAAAACCGATTTAGAAAAAGCGCTGGATTATTTAATCGAAAGAAAAATTCCAGCTGTAAACATTATTTGGGCCACTGGCAGAAGAGCCGATCACACTATTACCAATCTTACCAATATTGTCCGTTATCGCAATCTGATTAAAATTGTCATACTCGACGACCATTCCAAAATATTTTTGCTACCCAGCAAATTCGAAAAATGGTACACCGCCGGAACGCCAATTTCGTTAATTCCTATTGGAACTGCAAACGGAATATATTCTGAAAACCTGGTTTATCAATTGGAAAATGACACTCTGACCATGGGATACAGAACCGGAAGCAGTAATGCCGTTGCCAATGACGGAATTGTTACCATCAGCCACACTGATGGCGATTTACTATTGATGGAATGTTTTGATTAG